The following proteins are encoded in a genomic region of Flammeovirga pectinis:
- a CDS encoding GNAT family N-acetyltransferase produces MKLETNRLIIRSIDLNDAPELFAYRSDSEANKYQSFIPVVIKEVEQFIERNPREFNKSDTWFQLGMCKKGEHKLIGDIGIHFIDNEQIEIGITLSKEEQRKGFAKEALTVLFDLLFKELNKHRITASIDPANLGSLKLMETLGMRKEAHHKESLFFKGAWVDDIIFALLKKEWK; encoded by the coding sequence ATGAAATTAGAAACCAACCGCTTAATTATAAGGTCAATTGATTTAAATGACGCACCAGAATTATTTGCGTACAGATCTGATAGTGAAGCCAACAAATACCAAAGTTTTATTCCTGTAGTAATCAAAGAAGTGGAACAATTTATAGAAAGGAACCCAAGAGAATTTAATAAGTCGGATACGTGGTTTCAATTGGGTATGTGTAAAAAAGGCGAACATAAATTGATTGGTGATATAGGTATTCATTTTATTGATAATGAGCAAATTGAGATAGGCATTACCTTATCAAAAGAAGAACAAAGAAAAGGATTTGCTAAAGAAGCTCTAACTGTATTATTTGATTTGCTTTTTAAGGAATTAAACAAACACAGAATAACGGCATCTATAGATCCTGCTAATCTTGGTTCTCTTAAATTGATGGAAACATTAGGAATGCGAAAAGAGGCACATCATAAAGAAAGCTTGTTTTTTAAAGGAGCATGGGTTGATGATATTATTTTTGCGCTTTTAAAGAAAGAATGGAAATAA
- a CDS encoding class I SAM-dependent methyltransferase, protein MGEYYHTEQSVKEYIQMAKDVNSENLIRLFENELKKGDAVLEIGSGPGTDWSILNASFKTIGSDLSKEFLHHLNKEFPKGEFLELDAVTLKTSMNFDGIYANKVLQHLTDSQIELSVKRQAALLNDGGVVCHSYWYGEGDENFKGMYVNYQDEKKLLEIYAPYFEVLKLEKYKEFDNDDSIVIIGRKK, encoded by the coding sequence ATGGGAGAATATTATCATACAGAACAATCTGTTAAAGAGTATATCCAGATGGCAAAGGATGTAAATAGCGAAAATTTAATCAGACTGTTTGAAAATGAACTTAAAAAAGGAGATGCAGTTTTAGAAATTGGTTCTGGTCCAGGTACTGATTGGAGTATTTTAAATGCTTCTTTTAAAACAATAGGTTCTGATTTATCGAAAGAATTTCTTCATCATTTAAATAAAGAATTTCCAAAGGGAGAGTTTTTGGAGTTAGATGCCGTTACATTAAAAACATCAATGAATTTTGATGGAATATATGCCAACAAAGTATTACAACATCTTACAGATAGTCAAATTGAATTATCTGTAAAAAGACAGGCAGCACTTTTAAATGATGGGGGAGTTGTTTGTCATTCTTATTGGTATGGAGAAGGTGATGAAAACTTTAAAGGGATGTATGTGAACTATCAAGACGAAAAAAAATTATTAGAAATTTACGCACCTTATTTTGAAGTTTTGAAATTAGAAAAATACAAAGAATTTGATAATGATGATTCAATTGTAATCATTGGGAGAAAAAAATAA
- the cysS gene encoding cysteine--tRNA ligase, protein MQLDLRKQLKVYNTLSGKKELFEPINPPFVGMYVCGPTVYGDAHLGHSRPAITFDVIFRYLKHQDFKVRYVRNITDVGHLVGDADEGEDKIAKKAKLEQIEPMEVVQFYTDRYHKDMAALNVLPPSIEPRATGHIIEQIEMIEKIIEAGYGYESNGSVYFDVVKYNENKPYGILSGRKLEDMLEGTRDLDGVSDKKNHVDFALWKKAEPQHIMRWNSPWSVGFPGWHLECSAMSAKYLGNQFDIHGGGMDLKFPHHEAEIAQSEACNHVAPAKYWLHNNLITINGQKMGKSLGNFITLEELFAGTHELLEEAYSPMTIRFFVLQAQYRSTIDFSNEALQAARKGYRKVMNGLRLVKSMQYVADDTVEVNQKQAKNIESIINSIYRGMNDDFNTAVAMAGIFNLLKKINAVHTGNIPAAQLGEKAFNDMLSTYITFIEDVLGLKEETPDQFFTALDYILKDYGVAKDTRDYDKVDAIRSQLKGMGVVVKDTKTGIEWAYDEV, encoded by the coding sequence ATGCAACTAGATTTAAGAAAACAACTGAAAGTTTATAACACACTTTCTGGAAAGAAAGAGCTTTTTGAACCTATCAATCCTCCATTTGTTGGAATGTACGTTTGTGGGCCTACAGTTTATGGCGATGCACATTTAGGGCATTCTAGACCTGCTATAACTTTTGATGTTATTTTTAGATACTTAAAACACCAAGATTTTAAGGTGCGTTATGTTCGTAATATTACAGATGTTGGGCATTTAGTTGGTGATGCCGACGAAGGAGAAGATAAAATTGCGAAAAAAGCAAAGTTAGAGCAGATAGAACCTATGGAAGTGGTACAATTCTATACAGATAGATACCACAAAGATATGGCTGCTTTAAATGTACTTCCTCCAAGTATTGAGCCCCGTGCTACTGGCCATATTATTGAGCAAATAGAAATGATCGAAAAGATTATTGAAGCTGGGTATGGTTACGAATCTAATGGGTCTGTTTATTTTGATGTAGTTAAATACAACGAAAACAAACCTTATGGTATTCTTTCTGGTAGAAAACTAGAAGACATGCTAGAAGGAACGCGTGATTTAGATGGTGTAAGCGACAAGAAAAACCATGTAGATTTTGCTTTATGGAAGAAAGCTGAACCTCAACATATCATGCGTTGGAATTCGCCTTGGTCTGTTGGTTTCCCTGGGTGGCATCTTGAATGTTCTGCAATGTCTGCAAAATATTTAGGTAATCAATTTGATATTCATGGTGGAGGAATGGATTTAAAATTTCCACATCACGAAGCAGAAATTGCTCAATCTGAAGCATGTAATCATGTTGCTCCTGCAAAATATTGGTTACACAATAATTTAATTACCATCAACGGTCAGAAGATGGGTAAATCATTGGGTAATTTTATTACGCTAGAAGAGTTATTTGCAGGTACACATGAGTTACTTGAAGAAGCGTATAGCCCTATGACTATTCGTTTCTTTGTATTACAAGCGCAATACAGAAGCACAATAGATTTTTCTAATGAGGCACTTCAGGCTGCTCGTAAAGGTTACCGTAAGGTGATGAATGGTTTACGATTAGTAAAAAGTATGCAGTATGTGGCAGACGACACTGTTGAGGTAAACCAGAAACAAGCCAAAAATATTGAGAGCATTATCAACTCTATTTACAGAGGTATGAATGATGATTTCAATACGGCAGTTGCAATGGCTGGTATTTTTAATTTATTGAAAAAAATCAATGCCGTTCATACTGGAAATATTCCTGCTGCACAATTGGGGGAAAAAGCTTTTAATGATATGCTCTCTACATACATCACTTTTATAGAAGATGTATTGGGATTAAAAGAAGAAACACCAGATCAGTTTTTTACTGCTTTAGACTATATTTTAAAAGATTACGGCGTAGCAAAAGACACGCGTGATTATGATAAAGTTGATGCAATCCGTAGCCAATTAAAAGGTATGGGTGTAGTAGTAAAAGACACAAAGACAGGTATTGAATGGGCTTATGATGAAGTGTAA
- a CDS encoding Dph6-related ATP pyrophosphatase yields MKKALFQWSGGKDSSFALYKAVKQWDIIGLFTSLSKEYKRISMHGVEEVLLDKQAKSINLPLYKMYLAEDVGMETYDRELGNHLKPFVDKGIEDLILGDIFLEDLRKYREDKMAEVGLKCQFPLWGENTLQLYKDFVNAGFKAITVAVNDTMGKEFIGRVLDMDFLNDLPEGVDPCGENGEFHTFVFDGPIFNQPIDFKVGEKIIREYNYKDADGNEINSKFHFCDLQSL; encoded by the coding sequence ATGAAAAAGGCATTATTTCAATGGAGTGGAGGTAAAGATTCTTCATTTGCCCTGTATAAAGCAGTAAAGCAATGGGATATCATAGGCTTATTTACGTCATTATCTAAAGAGTATAAACGAATTAGTATGCACGGTGTAGAAGAAGTGCTTCTCGATAAACAAGCTAAATCAATTAATTTACCTTTGTATAAAATGTATTTAGCAGAGGATGTTGGAATGGAAACTTATGATAGAGAATTGGGAAATCATCTAAAACCTTTTGTAGATAAAGGAATTGAAGATTTAATTCTTGGTGATATTTTTTTAGAAGACTTAAGAAAATACAGAGAAGATAAAATGGCAGAGGTAGGACTAAAATGTCAATTTCCACTTTGGGGAGAAAATACGCTACAATTATATAAGGATTTTGTTAACGCAGGTTTTAAGGCAATAACAGTTGCAGTTAACGATACAATGGGAAAAGAATTTATTGGAAGAGTACTAGATATGGACTTTTTAAATGATTTACCTGAAGGTGTAGACCCTTGTGGTGAAAATGGGGAATTCCATACTTTTGTATTCGATGGGCCAATTTTTAATCAACCAATTGATTTTAAAGTAGGAGAAAAGATAATAAGAGAATATAATTATAAAGATGCAGATGGAAACGAAATCAATTCTAAATTTCACTTCTGTGATTTACAATCCTTATAA
- a CDS encoding NmrA family NAD(P)-binding protein, with protein sequence MQKKEKNILITGSKSIIGQEVIRYLSRDYSHQIIEGGRTESTKDKNEYRYLDLNDTSTFSSALKNIDTVFLVFPRAINYVKKTFVTFLEVCKKENVKEIVFCSIKKSNFSFFVPHNKVEKLIKRSGLKYTIVAPSYFMQNLTTFFLDDIKSNQCIAIPGYSSKINWIDARNVGYVITKILHDMTNFENSTMELTGDENKDFMEVCAKLTAALSRDIEIQPNTKLFIKSLNEKGLTPSEINKLLIFYLAESLSRNKTKLNNNYEKIANKKPTRLHEFIIRHLSDLTCSKSPQLTLL encoded by the coding sequence ATGCAAAAAAAGGAAAAAAATATATTAATTACTGGTTCTAAAAGTATTATTGGACAAGAGGTTATTCGTTATCTTTCTAGAGACTATTCACATCAAATTATTGAAGGTGGAAGAACAGAAAGTACTAAAGATAAAAACGAGTATCGTTATCTTGATCTAAATGATACAAGTACTTTTTCTAGTGCATTAAAAAATATTGATACCGTTTTTTTAGTTTTTCCTAGAGCAATTAATTACGTCAAGAAAACTTTTGTTACTTTCCTAGAGGTCTGTAAAAAAGAAAACGTAAAAGAGATTGTCTTTTGCTCAATTAAAAAATCAAATTTCAGCTTTTTTGTTCCTCATAATAAAGTAGAAAAGCTAATTAAAAGAAGTGGGTTGAAGTATACAATTGTTGCTCCCTCTTATTTTATGCAGAATTTAACCACTTTCTTTTTAGATGATATAAAAAGTAATCAGTGTATTGCAATTCCGGGTTACAGCAGTAAAATTAATTGGATAGATGCCAGAAATGTTGGGTATGTAATTACCAAAATCTTGCATGATATGACCAATTTTGAAAACTCAACAATGGAATTAACCGGTGATGAGAATAAAGATTTTATGGAAGTTTGTGCCAAGTTAACTGCTGCATTATCTAGAGATATTGAGATTCAACCAAATACGAAGCTTTTCATAAAATCCTTAAATGAAAAAGGGTTAACACCTAGTGAAATAAATAAGCTTCTAATATTTTATCTCGCAGAAAGTTTAAGTAGGAATAAAACTAAACTGAATAACAACTACGAAAAAATAGCAAATAAAAAACCGACAAGATTACATGAATTTATCATACGCCACTTATCGGATTTAACTTGCTCTAAATCTCCTCAATTAACCTTATTATAA
- a CDS encoding FAD-binding and (Fe-S)-binding domain-containing protein has protein sequence MTAKLNIDKRYLQRLDSQLQGTLHYDDVMRTLYSTDASAYKELPLAVAFPKNDGDLKILIEFADKHNTSLIPRTAGTSLAGQVVGNGIVVDVSRTFTQILEVNKEESWVRVQPGVVRDELNKHIASAGLFFGPETSTANRAMVGGMVGNNSCGSNSVQYGSTRDHLLEIKGFLSDGSEVTFKDVTPDEFEAKTKLNTLEGQLYKEVKEMLLPEEVRKEIAKEFPKPSIPRRNTGYAIDLLALMQPFNPNGKPFNFCELIAGSEGTLIFMTEIKLQCNPTPPKYKGVLCAQFDSIDAALKANLVSLKFDPTAVELMDKYILDCTKNSIEHRQNRFFLDGDPAAVLVTEIARDSEEEMRKVAKELEEAYKAKGMGNFYKLVEGGDVKRVWDLRKAGLGLLSNVPGDPKAAPVIEDTAVDVEDLPEYIAEFNEILKQRELTCVHYAHAGSGELHLRPILDLKTEEGNKMFKTIAEDIAKLVKKFNGSLSGEHGDGRLRGEFIESMIGAKNFKLVEQVKRSWDKKNIFNPNKIVDTPPMNESLRFMPGIETPDIKTTFDFSDAHGVLRATEFCNGAGACRKTEVTGGTMCPSYMATRNEKNTTRARANILREYLRAPYKINNFNHKEIYEVMDLCLSCKGCKSECPSNVDIAKLKAEFLQQYYEANGAPMRAKMIAYFPRLTQIAAATPSLFNFAISNPITGSIFKSITGFAQERDVPKIHKHTFKSWLKKRTPKAANKGTVYIFCDEFTNFNDTPLGLKTIELLEALGYEVLWKPHVESGRTFLSKGFVKEAKDLACTNVDMLKDYISEETPLIGIEPSTIMAFRDEYPDLVHAHQKEDARNLADNALMIDEFIAREVKAGNISADQFTEEEKLIKLHTHCQQKATGTQVTGKQMLGLPKNYKVQIIPSGCCGMAGSFGYEKEHYKVSMDVGELVLFPTIRKQPNDVIIAAAGTSCRHQIKDGTEREALHPVEILLDALK, from the coding sequence ATGACGGCTAAATTAAACATTGACAAAAGATATCTACAGAGATTAGATAGCCAACTTCAAGGAACTTTACATTATGACGATGTAATGCGTACTCTTTATTCTACAGATGCGTCTGCGTATAAAGAGCTTCCCCTTGCTGTCGCTTTTCCTAAAAATGATGGCGATTTAAAGATACTTATTGAATTTGCTGATAAGCACAACACATCCCTTATACCAAGAACTGCAGGTACTTCTTTAGCAGGGCAGGTTGTTGGTAATGGTATTGTAGTTGATGTATCTCGCACATTTACACAAATATTAGAAGTTAATAAAGAAGAAAGTTGGGTACGTGTTCAACCTGGTGTTGTCCGCGACGAACTTAATAAACACATTGCTAGTGCAGGTTTATTTTTTGGACCAGAAACCTCTACTGCTAACAGAGCAATGGTTGGTGGTATGGTTGGAAATAACTCTTGTGGTTCTAACTCTGTGCAATATGGATCTACTAGAGATCATTTATTAGAAATAAAAGGCTTTTTAAGTGATGGGTCTGAAGTAACTTTTAAAGATGTTACTCCAGATGAGTTTGAAGCAAAAACAAAGCTCAACACATTAGAAGGTCAACTATATAAAGAGGTAAAAGAAATGCTTTTACCAGAAGAAGTAAGAAAAGAAATTGCAAAAGAATTCCCTAAACCTTCTATTCCAAGAAGAAACACAGGGTATGCAATTGATTTACTTGCTTTAATGCAGCCATTTAATCCTAATGGTAAACCATTTAATTTCTGTGAGTTAATTGCTGGGTCTGAAGGTACATTGATCTTTATGACTGAAATTAAATTGCAGTGTAACCCTACTCCACCAAAATATAAAGGTGTTTTATGTGCACAATTCGATTCTATTGATGCTGCATTAAAAGCCAATTTAGTATCCTTAAAGTTTGACCCTACTGCTGTAGAATTAATGGATAAATACATCCTTGATTGTACAAAGAATAGTATCGAACACCGCCAAAATAGATTTTTCTTAGATGGAGATCCTGCTGCTGTACTTGTAACAGAAATTGCTCGTGATTCTGAAGAAGAAATGCGAAAAGTTGCCAAAGAGCTTGAAGAAGCTTACAAAGCAAAAGGCATGGGCAACTTCTACAAATTAGTAGAGGGTGGAGATGTAAAACGTGTTTGGGACTTACGTAAAGCTGGTCTTGGTTTACTTTCTAATGTTCCTGGAGATCCTAAAGCTGCTCCTGTTATAGAAGATACAGCTGTAGATGTTGAAGATTTACCGGAGTACATTGCGGAGTTCAACGAAATTCTAAAACAAAGAGAACTTACATGTGTACATTATGCACATGCGGGTTCTGGCGAACTTCACTTACGTCCAATTCTTGATTTAAAGACAGAGGAGGGTAATAAAATGTTCAAAACAATTGCAGAGGACATTGCTAAACTCGTAAAGAAATTTAACGGTTCTTTAAGTGGAGAACACGGAGACGGACGTTTACGTGGAGAGTTTATTGAATCTATGATTGGAGCAAAGAACTTTAAACTTGTAGAACAAGTGAAACGTTCTTGGGATAAGAAAAATATATTCAACCCAAATAAGATTGTTGACACACCGCCAATGAACGAAAGTTTACGTTTTATGCCTGGTATAGAAACTCCAGATATTAAAACAACTTTTGACTTTAGCGATGCTCATGGTGTATTAAGGGCTACTGAATTTTGTAATGGTGCAGGTGCGTGTAGAAAAACAGAAGTAACTGGAGGTACAATGTGTCCGAGTTATATGGCTACACGTAACGAGAAAAATACTACTCGTGCAAGAGCAAATATCTTAAGAGAGTATTTACGTGCTCCTTACAAGATCAATAATTTTAATCATAAAGAAATTTATGAAGTAATGGACCTTTGTCTTTCTTGTAAAGGCTGTAAATCTGAGTGTCCATCTAATGTTGATATCGCAAAGCTAAAAGCAGAATTCCTTCAACAATATTACGAAGCAAACGGGGCTCCTATGAGAGCTAAAATGATTGCTTATTTCCCTCGTTTAACACAAATTGCAGCAGCAACACCTTCATTATTTAATTTTGCTATTAGTAACCCAATTACTGGTAGTATTTTTAAATCAATTACAGGATTTGCACAAGAAAGAGATGTTCCTAAAATTCATAAGCATACTTTTAAAAGTTGGTTAAAGAAAAGAACACCTAAAGCTGCAAATAAAGGGACTGTATATATTTTCTGTGATGAGTTTACCAACTTCAATGATACGCCACTTGGCTTAAAAACTATTGAGTTATTAGAAGCTTTAGGCTATGAAGTACTCTGGAAGCCTCACGTAGAAAGTGGAAGAACATTCCTTTCTAAAGGTTTTGTAAAAGAAGCAAAAGATTTAGCATGTACTAATGTAGATATGCTAAAAGATTATATCAGCGAAGAAACTCCTCTTATTGGTATTGAACCATCTACAATCATGGCATTTAGAGATGAATACCCTGATCTTGTACATGCACACCAAAAAGAAGATGCTCGTAACCTTGCAGATAACGCTCTAATGATTGATGAGTTTATTGCAAGAGAGGTGAAAGCAGGTAATATCAGTGCTGATCAGTTTACTGAAGAAGAAAAATTAATAAAGTTACACACGCATTGTCAACAAAAAGCAACGGGTACTCAAGTAACTGGTAAGCAAATGTTAGGTTTACCAAAGAACTATAAAGTACAAATTATTCCTTCGGGATGTTGCGGTATGGCTGGCTCTTTTGGTTACGAAAAAGAGCATTATAAAGTATCTATGGATGTAGGAGAACTAGTATTGTTCCCGACAATCCGTAAGCAACCAAATGATGTGATTATTGCTGCAGCAGGTACAAGTTGTAGACATCAGATCAAAGACGGAACAGAGAGAGAGGCACTTCACCCTGTTGAAATCTTATTAGATGCTCTAAAATAG
- a CDS encoding hydrogen peroxide-inducible genes activator, producing the protein MTITQLEYIVAVDQYQNFSIAAEKCNVTQPTLSMQIKKLEDILDVVIFDRGKQPIIPTEIGKKIIDQGKVILSEAKKVNDIILQHKGEISGELKVGIIPTLAPYLLPLFAGSISKKYPNLQLIVKELQTEEIITHLHKDLIDVGLLVTPINEKGITERPLFYEEILVYTNPEYKFEKQLEVSLSDLTSPDIWLLSAGHCFRDQMINLCSYQSQNKMNSNLPISYESGSLETLIRLVDKEGGFTLLPELAVDELSEDAQEHIRTFTEERPMREVSIVHARNFAKASLIDALSKTIQECVPKELLTRDRGNVVEWR; encoded by the coding sequence ATGACAATAACACAACTTGAATATATCGTTGCAGTAGATCAATATCAAAATTTTTCTATTGCTGCTGAAAAATGTAACGTTACTCAGCCTACATTAAGTATGCAAATTAAAAAGTTAGAAGATATTCTTGATGTGGTAATTTTTGATAGAGGTAAACAGCCTATTATTCCGACAGAAATTGGAAAGAAAATTATTGACCAAGGGAAAGTAATTTTATCAGAAGCTAAAAAAGTAAATGATATAATATTACAACATAAAGGTGAAATTAGTGGTGAGCTGAAAGTGGGTATAATACCAACACTAGCACCTTATTTACTTCCACTTTTTGCAGGTAGTATATCTAAGAAGTACCCAAATTTACAGTTAATTGTAAAGGAGTTACAGACAGAAGAAATTATAACGCATTTACATAAAGACCTTATTGATGTAGGGTTACTTGTTACTCCAATTAATGAAAAAGGCATAACAGAACGTCCTTTATTTTACGAAGAGATTTTGGTATACACCAACCCAGAATACAAATTTGAGAAACAACTTGAAGTTAGCTTATCAGATTTAACCTCTCCAGATATTTGGCTTTTAAGTGCAGGGCATTGTTTTAGAGATCAAATGATTAACCTCTGTTCTTACCAAAGTCAAAATAAAATGAATTCTAATTTACCAATTTCTTATGAAAGTGGTTCTCTAGAAACTTTAATCAGATTAGTAGACAAAGAAGGTGGTTTTACCTTACTTCCAGAACTAGCTGTTGATGAACTTTCTGAAGATGCTCAAGAACATATTAGAACATTTACAGAAGAAAGACCAATGAGGGAGGTAAGTATTGTACATGCAAGAAACTTTGCTAAAGCGAGTTTGATAGATGCTTTATCAAAAACTATCCAAGAATGTGTACCAAAAGAATTACTTACTAGAGATAGAGGTAATGTAGTAGAATGGAGGTAA
- a CDS encoding 6-pyruvoyl trahydropterin synthase family protein: protein MKVTVSRKAHFNAAHRLHNSKLSPEENTKIFGKCNNPYYHGHNYDLYVKVTGEIDPITGYVIDMKILKDIMKVHVLDRLDHKNLNEEVDEFKGLNPTAENICVVIWQILRDQLESKFDLKVILYETERNFVEYPSI from the coding sequence ATGAAAGTAACAGTATCAAGAAAAGCACATTTTAATGCGGCTCATCGTCTACATAACTCAAAATTGTCTCCAGAAGAGAATACAAAGATATTTGGAAAGTGTAATAACCCGTATTATCATGGACACAATTATGATCTCTATGTAAAAGTTACAGGAGAGATCGATCCAATCACTGGATATGTAATTGACATGAAGATCCTTAAGGATATAATGAAAGTACATGTTCTTGATCGTTTGGATCATAAAAATTTAAATGAAGAGGTTGATGAGTTCAAAGGCCTAAACCCAACTGCAGAAAATATCTGTGTGGTAATATGGCAGATCTTACGAGATCAATTGGAAAGTAAGTTTGACCTAAAAGTTATTTTATATGAAACAGAGCGAAACTTCGTGGAATACCCTTCAATCTAA
- the folE gene encoding GTP cyclohydrolase I FolE, giving the protein MKQSETSWNTLQSKVVHQSNGVKVHIEEDIDEIGDNHVGTSYDTPMREGAFDLSDDEKVEKISDHFKHIMDILGLDLNDDSLKGTPKRVAKMYVKEIFSGLNPENRPDIKLFDNKYKYDEMLIEKNIHFYSNCEHHFVPIIGMAHVAYISNGQVIGLSKINRIVQHYAKRPQVQERLTVQIAEDLKKTLGTEDVAVLIDAKHLCVSMRGIEDTYSATVTSHFSGKFKEEATRKEFLSLVPKSSD; this is encoded by the coding sequence ATGAAACAGAGCGAAACTTCGTGGAATACCCTTCAATCTAAGGTTGTCCATCAATCTAATGGAGTGAAGGTTCATATTGAAGAAGACATAGATGAAATAGGAGACAATCATGTAGGTACATCCTACGATACTCCCATGAGAGAAGGAGCTTTTGACCTTTCAGATGATGAAAAAGTTGAAAAGATTTCTGATCATTTTAAACATATAATGGATATTTTAGGGTTAGATCTTAATGATGATAGCCTTAAAGGAACTCCAAAACGTGTTGCAAAAATGTATGTGAAGGAAATTTTTAGTGGTTTAAACCCTGAGAATAGACCTGATATCAAACTTTTTGACAATAAATACAAGTATGATGAAATGCTCATTGAGAAGAATATACATTTTTACTCAAACTGCGAGCATCATTTTGTACCAATCATAGGTATGGCTCATGTAGCTTATATTTCTAATGGTCAGGTAATAGGTCTTTCTAAGATCAATAGAATTGTTCAGCATTATGCTAAGCGTCCGCAAGTTCAAGAACGTTTAACAGTACAAATTGCTGAAGATTTAAAGAAAACACTAGGTACAGAAGATGTTGCTGTACTCATTGATGCAAAACACTTGTGTGTATCTATGCGAGGAATTGAAGATACCTATAGTGCAACAGTAACTTCTCACTTTAGTGGTAAATTTAAAGAAGAAGCTACCAGAAAAGAATTCTTAAGTTTGGTGCCAAAATCATCAGATTAA
- a CDS encoding outer membrane beta-barrel protein, translating to MKNLLLSSLFILSFSFISNAQVRFGLGGGLSSGTGDLSEYSDVGFNLYAEIGAGITDHSEITVLGQMDLMASGTDALAEAWILMPVMLQYRYYILTGTLKPYVGVGLGGVRVYNSTIIDSVSSDPLVDEWNFGYKIAAGLKFSILNLQLSYLGAGQVGFEQLGIPVSDKSMGSFDMSVGLLF from the coding sequence ATGAAAAACCTTTTATTGTCATCCCTCTTCATACTCTCGTTTTCATTCATTTCTAATGCTCAAGTTCGTTTTGGTTTAGGAGGTGGTTTATCTTCTGGAACAGGTGACTTAAGTGAATACTCGGATGTTGGCTTTAATCTATATGCAGAAATTGGAGCTGGAATTACAGATCACTCTGAGATTACTGTTCTTGGACAAATGGATTTAATGGCAAGTGGTACAGATGCATTAGCTGAAGCTTGGATCTTAATGCCTGTAATGCTTCAGTATCGTTATTATATCTTGACAGGTACTTTAAAACCATACGTTGGTGTTGGTTTAGGTGGAGTTAGGGTATATAATAGTACAATAATTGATTCTGTATCCTCTGATCCTTTAGTTGATGAATGGAATTTTGGATATAAGATTGCTGCTGGTTTAAAATTCTCAATTTTAAATCTTCAATTAAGTTATTTAGGTGCAGGACAGGTAGGTTTTGAACAACTGGGAATTCCAGTAAGTGATAAATCTATGGGATCTTTTGATATGTCTGTCGGGCTGCTGTTTTAA